The proteins below are encoded in one region of Pseudoduganella armeniaca:
- a CDS encoding GH36-type glycosyl hydrolase domain-containing protein, producing MNQTPPETPAEDDLPLRAELFSAQQMAHHGRALATSHQLSGKGGPDRLLARLTANAAVLRKTIEDLTTAVREGRQVTPASEWLLDNYYLIEEQVRIARRHLPKNYSRELPRLAPEGDTPRVYRLALEVIAHGDGRVDPESLCRFVEAYQEVAPLTLGELWAIPIMLRLALLENLRRAAARVAENRYQRDLANSWADQMVDIADKNPSGLILVVADMARSNPPITSAFVAELSRRLQGQSPALTLALTWVTYRLADAGQTIEQQIQAEIGQQAAEQVSIANSIGSLRFLGTMDWQEFVETMSKVEHILRTDPASVYGAMDFVTRDQYRHVIEKIARRSKLSEAEVAQQAVELARAHASSDDARHGHVGFYLIGKGVMLLERQAGMRRTPGQALRQTLRAAPLTSYLGGTAVLSVVLTALMLERAVRDGVQGWALVVLAVLGLLGSSQLALALVNWVATLLVRPNPLPRLDFKEGIPSDARALVVVPSLLYSAANIDELCEQLEVRFLANRDPNLRFCLLSDFNDAPSETLPTDAALLERARHHIEDLNRKYEEGDGGPFLLLHRHRTYNEGEGAWIGYERKRGKLGELNRFLRGGARDRFMLVVGETSQLHTIKYVITLDSDTQLARDSARQFIATMRHPLNLPRIDPRRNRVIEGYGILQPRVSVSLPSANASLYEKLCGGEPGIDPYTRTVSDVYQDVFAEGSFIGKGIYDVDVFEQVLGERFPENRILSHDLLEGCYLRAGLLSDAQLYEQYPQRYRDDVTRRQRWIRGDWQLAGWLGGRVRTGRGTRERNPLSALSRWKLFDNLRRSLVAPVVTLALLLAFAALPHPWFWTGAVLAIIFVPALAAALYDLAHKSPDTLWRQHVPNSLRRSGLHFAHGLLTLVFLPYEAWFSLDAIARTLWRMLVSRRHLLEWRASALARSNGGLAVAWRTMWISPALALVAGAALALTRIQAFEAATIFLVAWFVAPLVAWWISRPIEPLRAQLTAEQHRFLHALARKTWAWFDTFVGPDDHWLPPDNVQEHPSTVIAHRTSPTNIGMALLANLSAYDFGYVTVQQLIGRTANTLRTMATMERYQGHFYNWYDTQTTKPLQPMYVSTVDSGNLAGHLLTLQAGLLGLADQPILGPQLADGLATTYRILADEANAAGVNPAQLVALQETLVPAPARYPSNLVELRKWLTEAVAAADAFLAGSAAAEGTVGQWAAALAAQCHAALDEVNLLAPWTGAEAGSVFDASLLRIPTLRELAGYPLPGAALTDLAPEERERRQHLAVLVEQGAAAARERLATLQALAAQAREFAQLDYGFLFNRTTKLLAIGYNVSERRLDASYYDLLASEARLASFVAIAQGQLPQEHWFALGRQLSIVHGQPVLLSWSGSMFEYLMPLLVMPTYPHTLLDQTYHSVVAAQIEYGRQRNVPWGISESGYTTVDAAMNYQYRAFGVPGTGMKRGLADDLVIAPYATMMGLMVEPEAACVNLARMAELGFMGRYGFYEAVDYTPARLPRGQAFVIVKSFMVHHQGMGLLSLSYLLHDRPMQRRFESDPMLQSALLMLQERSPRMGAFYASSGEQAPAPRDAAAQEQASPMRILARPDTAVPETQLLSNGRYHVMVTAAGGSSSRWKDLMVTRWREDSTRDNWGNFCYVRDVASGQFWSTTYQPTLAEPERYEVIFSEGRAEVRRSDHGIDLYTEIVVSPEDDIEMRRIRITNKSDRQRTIELTSFAEVVIAPAAADAAHPAFSKLFVQTEIVPDESAILCTRRPRGKGEHTPFLLHVMTVHDAKVVEVSYETDRAHFIGRGNSVQAPRALLEPGPLAGGHGSVLDPVVAIRYQLVLQPDQVATVDLATGMADTREAAQYLIDKYQDRHMADRVFELAWTHSQVVLRQLNASEADGQLYSRLANHVIYPNATLRAEPAILIKNQRGQSGLWPYAISGDLPIVLLQVKDSGNIELARQMVQAHAYWRLKGLTVDLVIWYEDTSGYRQALHDQIMGLIASGIEAQSIDRPGGIFVRPLEQISPEDRILLQTVARVIVGDGRGSLVEQIKRAGPAPLRMPPLLADDRGEYDDAGPVTHVPHDLILHNGIGGFTPDGREYVIVTGPGRRTPAPWSNVLANPQFGSVISESGQAYTWHENAHEFRLTPWHNDPITDASGEAFYLRDEASGHFWSPTPLPARGAGDYVTRHGFGYSTFEHTEAAITSSLTTYVAPDAPLRYTVIRVRNDSPVPRRLSATGYVEWVLGEMRAKSGMHVVTEVDPVSGALFARNAYNTEFSGRVAFFNADVPARTVTGDRAEFIGRNGSLASPAALGRQRLSGKVGTGLDSCAAIQVPFELLPGQEREIVFVLGLGGRRNADATTMVQKHGGAAAAREALDAVRAHWDRTLSAVQVATPDPALDVIANGWLMYQTIACRLWARSGYYQSGGAFGFRDQLQDAMALVHTEPQLLREHLLLCAAHQFVEGDVQHWWHPPADRGVRTHCSDDYLWLPLAASRYVEVTGDAAVLDEQAHYLEGRPVKPDEDSYYDLPARSAQAGDLYEHCVRAIRHGLKFGAHGLPLIGSCDWNDGMDKVGAEGKGESVWLAWFLIEVLRRFAPLAEARGDAAFAAECRQEADQLAANVEQHAWDGEWYRRAYFDDGTPLGSHENPECQIDSISQSWGILSGAADPARSRQAMAQVDARLVRRDFGLIQLLDPPFDKADLNPGYIRGYVPGVRENGGQYTHAAVWTVMAFAQLGETDKAWELMRLINPVQHASNGDNVATYKVEPYVVTADIYAVEPHVGRGGWSWYTGSSGWMYRLILESLLGVRRMGERLAVAPRLPADWDGFALSYRYGTSRYLIRVTRGATALVVDGDFIADGVIALVDDGKEHAVEVRISAA from the coding sequence GTGAACCAGACGCCGCCCGAGACCCCCGCCGAAGATGACCTGCCGTTGCGCGCCGAACTGTTCAGCGCGCAGCAGATGGCCCATCACGGCCGCGCGCTGGCGACGTCGCACCAGTTGAGCGGCAAGGGCGGCCCCGACCGCCTGCTGGCGCGGCTGACGGCCAACGCGGCCGTGCTGCGCAAGACCATCGAGGACCTGACGACGGCCGTGCGCGAGGGCCGCCAGGTCACCCCTGCCTCCGAATGGCTGCTGGATAACTACTACCTGATCGAGGAGCAGGTCCGCATCGCGCGGCGTCACCTGCCCAAGAACTACAGCCGCGAGCTGCCACGGCTGGCGCCGGAAGGCGACACGCCGCGCGTCTACCGCCTGGCGCTGGAAGTGATCGCCCATGGCGACGGCCGCGTCGATCCCGAAAGCCTGTGCCGCTTCGTCGAGGCCTACCAGGAAGTGGCGCCGCTGACCTTGGGCGAGCTGTGGGCCATTCCCATCATGCTGCGCCTGGCGCTGCTGGAGAACTTGCGCCGCGCGGCCGCGCGCGTGGCGGAAAACCGCTACCAGCGCGACCTGGCCAACAGCTGGGCCGACCAGATGGTCGACATCGCCGACAAGAACCCCAGCGGCCTGATTCTGGTGGTGGCCGACATGGCCCGCTCCAATCCGCCCATCACCAGCGCCTTCGTGGCCGAACTGTCGCGCCGCCTGCAGGGCCAGAGCCCGGCGCTGACCCTGGCGCTGACGTGGGTCACGTATCGCCTGGCCGATGCCGGCCAGACCATCGAGCAGCAGATCCAGGCCGAGATCGGCCAGCAGGCCGCCGAGCAGGTCTCGATCGCCAACAGCATCGGCAGCCTGCGCTTCCTGGGCACGATGGACTGGCAGGAATTCGTCGAGACGATGAGCAAGGTCGAGCACATCCTGCGCACCGATCCGGCCAGCGTCTATGGCGCGATGGATTTCGTCACGCGCGACCAGTATCGCCACGTGATCGAGAAGATCGCCCGGCGCAGCAAGCTGTCCGAGGCGGAGGTGGCACAGCAGGCCGTCGAGCTGGCGCGCGCGCACGCGTCCAGCGACGACGCCCGCCATGGCCACGTGGGCTTCTACCTGATCGGCAAGGGCGTGATGCTGCTGGAGCGGCAGGCCGGCATGCGCCGCACGCCGGGCCAGGCGTTGCGCCAGACCTTGCGCGCCGCGCCGCTGACGTCCTACTTGGGCGGCACCGCCGTGCTGTCGGTCGTGCTGACGGCGCTGATGCTGGAGCGCGCGGTGCGCGACGGCGTGCAGGGCTGGGCCCTGGTCGTGCTGGCGGTACTGGGCTTGTTGGGCAGCAGCCAGCTGGCGCTGGCGCTGGTAAACTGGGTCGCCACCTTGCTGGTGCGCCCGAACCCGCTGCCTCGGCTCGATTTCAAGGAGGGCATCCCGTCCGATGCGCGCGCGCTGGTCGTGGTGCCGTCGCTGCTGTACAGCGCGGCCAATATCGATGAACTGTGCGAGCAGCTGGAGGTGCGCTTCCTTGCCAACCGCGATCCGAACCTGCGCTTCTGCCTGCTGTCCGACTTCAACGACGCCCCCAGCGAAACGCTGCCGACCGATGCCGCGCTGCTGGAACGGGCGCGTCACCACATCGAGGACCTGAACCGCAAATATGAGGAAGGCGATGGCGGCCCGTTCCTGCTGTTGCACCGCCACCGCACCTACAACGAGGGCGAGGGCGCGTGGATCGGCTACGAGCGCAAGCGCGGCAAGCTGGGGGAGCTGAACCGCTTCCTGCGCGGCGGCGCGCGCGACCGCTTCATGCTGGTCGTCGGCGAGACGTCGCAACTGCATACGATCAAGTACGTCATCACGCTGGATTCGGATACGCAACTGGCGCGCGATTCGGCGCGCCAGTTCATCGCCACGATGCGCCACCCCTTGAACTTGCCGCGCATCGACCCGCGCCGCAACCGCGTGATCGAAGGCTATGGCATCCTGCAGCCGCGCGTCTCCGTCAGCCTGCCCAGCGCCAACGCCTCGCTGTACGAAAAGCTGTGCGGCGGGGAGCCGGGCATCGACCCCTACACCCGCACCGTGTCCGACGTCTACCAGGACGTGTTCGCCGAAGGCTCCTTCATCGGCAAGGGCATCTACGACGTGGACGTGTTCGAACAGGTACTGGGCGAGCGCTTCCCGGAAAACCGCATCCTCAGCCACGACCTGCTGGAAGGCTGCTACCTGCGCGCCGGCCTGCTGTCGGATGCCCAGCTGTACGAGCAATACCCGCAGCGCTACCGCGACGACGTGACGCGCCGGCAGCGCTGGATCCGCGGCGACTGGCAGCTGGCGGGCTGGCTGGGCGGCCGCGTGCGCACCGGCAGGGGCACGCGCGAGCGCAATCCGCTCTCCGCTTTGTCGCGCTGGAAGCTGTTCGACAACCTGCGCCGCAGCCTGGTCGCGCCGGTGGTGACGTTGGCGCTGCTGCTGGCGTTCGCGGCGCTGCCGCATCCGTGGTTCTGGACCGGCGCCGTGCTGGCCATCATCTTCGTGCCGGCGCTGGCCGCCGCGCTGTACGACCTGGCGCACAAGTCGCCCGATACCTTGTGGCGCCAGCACGTGCCGAACTCCCTGCGCCGCAGCGGCCTGCATTTCGCCCACGGCCTCCTGACGCTCGTGTTCCTGCCCTACGAGGCATGGTTCAGCCTGGACGCCATCGCGCGCACCCTGTGGCGCATGCTGGTGTCGCGCCGCCACCTGCTGGAATGGCGCGCCTCGGCGCTGGCCCGCTCCAACGGCGGCCTGGCCGTTGCCTGGCGCACGATGTGGATCTCGCCCGCGCTGGCGCTGGTGGCCGGCGCCGCGCTGGCACTGACACGCATCCAGGCCTTCGAAGCCGCGACGATCTTCCTGGTCGCATGGTTCGTCGCTCCGCTCGTCGCCTGGTGGATCAGCCGCCCGATCGAGCCGCTGCGAGCGCAGTTGACGGCCGAGCAGCACCGCTTCCTGCACGCGCTGGCGCGCAAGACGTGGGCCTGGTTCGACACGTTCGTCGGGCCGGACGACCACTGGCTGCCGCCCGATAACGTGCAGGAGCACCCCAGCACCGTCATCGCGCACCGCACCTCGCCCACCAATATCGGCATGGCGCTGCTGGCCAACCTGAGCGCGTACGACTTCGGCTACGTCACGGTGCAGCAGCTGATCGGCCGCACGGCCAACACCTTGCGCACGATGGCCACGATGGAACGCTACCAGGGCCACTTCTACAACTGGTACGACACGCAGACCACCAAGCCGCTGCAGCCGATGTACGTCTCCACCGTCGACAGCGGCAACCTCGCCGGCCACCTGCTGACCTTGCAGGCCGGCCTGCTGGGCCTGGCGGACCAGCCCATCCTGGGGCCCCAGCTGGCCGACGGGCTGGCCACCACGTACCGTATTCTGGCCGACGAGGCCAACGCCGCGGGCGTCAATCCGGCGCAGCTGGTGGCGCTGCAGGAAACGCTGGTGCCGGCGCCGGCGCGCTATCCGTCCAACCTGGTTGAGTTACGCAAGTGGCTGACCGAAGCGGTGGCGGCGGCCGACGCCTTCCTGGCCGGCAGCGCCGCGGCGGAAGGCACCGTCGGCCAATGGGCCGCCGCGCTGGCCGCGCAATGCCACGCCGCGCTCGACGAAGTCAACCTGCTGGCGCCGTGGACGGGTGCCGAGGCGGGCAGCGTGTTCGACGCCAGCCTGCTGCGCATCCCGACCCTGCGCGAGCTGGCCGGCTATCCGCTGCCCGGCGCCGCGCTGACCGACCTGGCGCCCGAAGAACGGGAGCGGCGCCAGCACCTGGCCGTGCTGGTCGAGCAGGGCGCGGCGGCCGCGCGCGAGCGGCTGGCCACCTTGCAAGCGTTGGCGGCGCAAGCGCGCGAGTTCGCCCAGCTGGACTACGGTTTCCTGTTCAACCGCACCACCAAGCTGCTGGCGATCGGGTACAACGTCAGCGAACGCCGGCTGGACGCCAGCTACTATGATTTGCTGGCATCGGAAGCGCGCCTGGCCAGCTTCGTCGCCATCGCCCAGGGCCAGTTGCCGCAGGAGCATTGGTTCGCGCTGGGCCGGCAACTCTCCATCGTGCACGGCCAGCCCGTGCTGCTGTCGTGGAGCGGCTCGATGTTCGAGTACCTGATGCCGCTGCTGGTGATGCCGACCTATCCGCACACGCTGCTGGACCAGACCTACCATTCCGTGGTCGCGGCGCAGATCGAGTACGGCCGCCAGCGCAACGTGCCGTGGGGGATCTCCGAATCCGGCTACACCACGGTGGACGCGGCGATGAACTACCAATACCGCGCCTTCGGCGTGCCCGGTACCGGCATGAAGCGCGGCCTGGCGGACGACCTGGTGATCGCGCCCTACGCCACGATGATGGGCCTGATGGTGGAGCCGGAAGCGGCCTGCGTCAACCTGGCGCGGATGGCGGAACTGGGCTTCATGGGCCGCTACGGCTTCTACGAGGCAGTCGACTACACGCCGGCACGGCTGCCGCGCGGCCAGGCCTTCGTCATCGTCAAGTCGTTCATGGTGCACCACCAGGGCATGGGATTGCTGTCGCTGTCCTACCTGCTGCACGACCGGCCGATGCAGCGCCGCTTCGAGTCCGACCCGATGCTGCAGTCGGCCCTGCTGATGCTGCAGGAGCGCAGCCCGCGCATGGGCGCGTTCTACGCCAGCAGCGGCGAGCAGGCGCCGGCACCGCGCGACGCCGCGGCGCAGGAGCAGGCCAGCCCGATGCGCATCCTGGCGCGACCCGATACGGCCGTGCCGGAAACGCAATTGCTGTCGAACGGCCGCTATCACGTGATGGTCACCGCCGCCGGCGGCAGCTCGAGCCGCTGGAAGGACCTGATGGTGACGCGCTGGCGCGAGGACAGCACGCGCGACAACTGGGGCAACTTCTGCTACGTGCGCGACGTCGCCAGCGGCCAGTTCTGGTCGACCACCTACCAGCCCACCCTGGCGGAGCCGGAGCGCTACGAGGTGATATTCTCGGAGGGCCGCGCCGAAGTGCGCCGCAGCGACCACGGCATCGACCTGTACACCGAAATCGTCGTCTCGCCGGAAGACGATATCGAGATGCGGCGCATCCGCATCACCAACAAGTCCGACCGCCAGCGTACCATCGAGCTGACCAGCTTCGCCGAGGTGGTGATCGCGCCGGCGGCGGCCGATGCGGCGCACCCGGCGTTCTCCAAGCTGTTCGTGCAGACCGAGATCGTGCCGGACGAAAGCGCGATCCTGTGCACGCGCCGGCCCCGCGGCAAGGGCGAGCACACGCCGTTCCTGCTGCACGTGATGACGGTGCACGACGCCAAGGTGGTCGAGGTGTCGTACGAGACCGACCGGGCCCACTTCATCGGTCGCGGCAACTCGGTGCAGGCGCCGCGCGCGCTGCTGGAACCGGGCCCGCTGGCGGGCGGCCACGGCTCGGTGCTCGACCCGGTGGTGGCGATCCGCTACCAGCTCGTGCTGCAGCCCGACCAGGTGGCGACCGTCGACCTCGCGACCGGCATGGCCGACACGCGCGAGGCGGCCCAGTACCTGATCGACAAGTACCAGGACCGCCACATGGCCGACCGCGTGTTCGAGCTGGCCTGGACGCACAGCCAGGTGGTGCTGCGCCAGCTCAACGCCAGCGAGGCGGACGGCCAGTTGTACAGCCGCCTGGCCAATCACGTGATCTACCCGAACGCCACGCTGCGCGCCGAACCGGCGATACTGATCAAGAACCAGCGCGGCCAGTCGGGACTGTGGCCGTACGCGATCTCGGGCGACCTGCCGATCGTGCTGCTGCAGGTGAAGGACTCGGGCAATATCGAACTGGCCCGCCAGATGGTGCAGGCGCACGCTTACTGGCGCCTGAAGGGATTGACGGTGGACCTGGTGATCTGGTACGAAGACACGTCCGGCTACCGCCAGGCGTTGCATGACCAGATCATGGGCCTGATCGCATCCGGCATCGAGGCGCAGTCGATCGACCGCCCGGGCGGCATCTTCGTGCGTCCGCTCGAGCAGATCTCGCCGGAAGACCGCATCCTGCTGCAGACGGTGGCGCGCGTGATCGTCGGTGACGGGCGCGGCTCGCTGGTGGAGCAGATCAAGCGCGCCGGCCCGGCACCGCTGCGCATGCCGCCGCTGCTGGCTGACGACCGTGGCGAGTACGACGATGCTGGCCCCGTCACGCACGTGCCGCACGACCTGATCCTCCACAACGGCATCGGCGGCTTTACGCCGGATGGGCGCGAGTACGTGATCGTCACGGGACCGGGCCGGCGCACGCCGGCGCCATGGTCGAACGTGCTGGCCAACCCGCAGTTTGGCAGCGTCATTTCCGAAAGCGGCCAGGCCTACACCTGGCACGAGAACGCCCATGAATTCCGGTTGACGCCGTGGCACAACGACCCGATCACCGATGCCAGCGGCGAGGCGTTCTACCTGCGCGACGAGGCCAGCGGCCACTTCTGGTCGCCCACGCCGCTGCCCGCGCGCGGCGCCGGCGATTACGTCACGCGCCATGGCTTCGGCTACAGCACGTTCGAGCATACCGAGGCCGCCATCACGAGCAGCCTGACGACCTACGTGGCGCCGGATGCGCCGCTGCGCTACACCGTGATCCGCGTGCGCAACGATTCGCCGGTGCCACGCCGCCTGTCGGCCACCGGCTACGTCGAGTGGGTGCTGGGTGAGATGCGCGCCAAGTCCGGCATGCACGTCGTCACCGAAGTCGATCCCGTCAGCGGTGCGCTGTTTGCCCGCAACGCCTACAACACGGAGTTCTCCGGCCGGGTGGCGTTCTTCAATGCGGACGTGCCAGCCCGCACGGTGACGGGCGACCGCGCCGAATTCATCGGCCGCAACGGCAGTCTTGCCAGCCCGGCCGCCCTGGGGCGCCAGCGCCTGTCCGGCAAGGTCGGCACGGGGCTGGACAGCTGCGCGGCCATCCAGGTACCGTTCGAGCTGCTGCCGGGCCAGGAACGCGAGATCGTCTTCGTGCTGGGCCTGGGTGGCCGGCGCAACGCGGACGCGACGACGATGGTGCAGAAGCATGGCGGCGCCGCGGCCGCGCGGGAAGCGCTCGATGCGGTGCGGGCGCATTGGGACCGCACCTTGTCGGCCGTGCAGGTCGCCACGCCCGATCCGGCGCTGGACGTCATCGCCAACGGCTGGCTGATGTACCAGACTATTGCCTGCCGGCTGTGGGCGCGCAGCGGCTACTACCAGTCCGGCGGCGCGTTCGGCTTCCGCGACCAGTTGCAGGACGCGATGGCGCTGGTGCACACCGAACCGCAACTGCTGCGCGAGCACCTGCTGCTGTGCGCCGCGCACCAGTTCGTCGAGGGCGACGTGCAGCACTGGTGGCACCCGCCGGCCGACCGCGGCGTGCGCACGCACTGCTCGGACGACTACCTGTGGCTGCCACTGGCGGCCAGCCGCTACGTCGAGGTGACGGGCGACGCCGCCGTGCTGGACGAGCAGGCCCATTACCTGGAAGGGCGCCCCGTCAAGCCGGACGAGGATTCGTACTACGACCTGCCGGCCCGCTCGGCGCAGGCGGGCGACCTGTACGAGCACTGCGTGCGCGCGATCCGCCACGGCCTGAAGTTCGGTGCGCACGGCCTGCCGCTGATCGGCTCGTGCGACTGGAATGACGGCATGGATAAGGTAGGCGCCGAAGGCAAGGGCGAGAGCGTGTGGCTGGCATGGTTCCTGATCGAGGTGCTGCGCCGCTTTGCGCCACTGGCCGAAGCGCGGGGCGACGCGGCCTTCGCGGCCGAATGCCGGCAGGAGGCCGACCAGCTGGCGGCCAACGTCGAACAGCATGCGTGGGACGGCGAGTGGTACCGGCGCGCGTATTTCGACGACGGCACGCCGCTGGGATCGCACGAGAACCCGGAATGCCAGATCGATTCGATCTCGCAGAGCTGGGGCATCCTGTCCGGTGCGGCCGATCCGGCCCGTTCACGCCAGGCGATGGCGCAGGTGGATGCGCGGCTGGTGCGGCGCGACTTCGGCCTGATCCAGCTGCTCGACCCGCCGTTCGACAAGGCCGACCTGAACCCCGGCTACATCCGCGGCTACGTGCCGGGCGTGCGCGAGAACGGCGGCCAGTACACCCACGCCGCCGTGTGGACGGTGATGGCATTCGCCCAGCTGGGCGAAACGGACAAGGCTTGGGAGCTGATGCGCCTGATCAATCCGGTACAGCACGCCAGCAATGGCGACAATGTCGCGACGTACAAGGTCGAGCCATACGTCGTCACGGCCGACATCTACGCGGTCGAACCCCACGTGGGGCGGGGCGGCTGGAGCTGGTACACGGGATCGTCCGGCTGGATGTACCGGCTGATCCTCGAGTCGCTGCTGGGCGTGCGGCGCATGGGCGAGCGCCTCGCCGTCGCGCCACGCCTGCCGGCTGACTGGGACGGCTTCGCCCTGAGCTACCGCTACGGCACCAGCCGCTACCTGATCCGTGTGACGCGCGGCGCCACGGCGCTGGTGGTCGATGGCGACTTCATCGCCGATGGCGTCATCGCGCTGGTGGACGATGGCAAGGAACACGCCGTGGAGGTGCGAATCAGCGCCGCATGA
- a CDS encoding GFA family protein has translation MSEQQLHGSCLCGGIVYRAAGPVHHSSHCYCTMCQKQHGAASGTYANVDSAGFVLDKGADLVTEYASSDHGRRGFCRVCGSTLYWRSTQSPQRIAVTLGTLEPEYDGPVERELFTDTKPRWLPTR, from the coding sequence ATGAGCGAGCAGCAACTCCACGGCAGCTGCCTGTGCGGCGGCATCGTCTACCGGGCCGCGGGGCCCGTCCACCACAGCAGCCACTGTTATTGCACCATGTGCCAGAAGCAGCACGGCGCCGCATCCGGCACGTACGCCAACGTGGACAGCGCCGGCTTCGTTCTCGACAAAGGCGCGGACCTGGTGACGGAATACGCCTCGTCCGACCACGGCCGGCGTGGCTTCTGCCGCGTCTGCGGTTCCACGTTATATTGGCGCAGCACGCAGTCGCCGCAGCGCATCGCCGTCACCTTGGGCACGCTGGAGCCGGAGTACGACGGCCCGGTCGAGCGCGAACTGTTTACAGACACCAAGCCGCGCTGGCTGCCGACCCGTTAA
- a CDS encoding aminotransferase class V-fold PLP-dependent enzyme encodes MTTEIYLDGNATTAVLPAALRAAVQAMEHCYGNPSSSHATGLKAKALLDGVRARARRVLGADRGRLMFNSGATEGIQTAVLSALCAIRERRVAGLPTGSLLVYGATEHKAVPESLAHWNRVLGLDLTLYKLPVGGDGRHDLAALRAVAPDAAFVCTMAANNETGIISDLDGIAAALDGSPALWMVDCVQALGKLPLRLAASRIDYAPFSGHKLYAPKGIGLLYVREGAPFTPLMMGGGQEGAQRSGTENMAGIAALGAVLAAVEEGGTFRTAAELAALRDQVAAALRQALPGIVFNAPFEQALPTTINFSVPGLSSKELLDVFDAAGLRVSAGSACSAAKAAPSYVLEAMDLPAWRSSSAVRLSFGPATDAATIAAACERIVRCGDALRLAGMLAEGIAGTAALDGPLQLTAAGVHTWLVCDAASRACVLIDPQPALAARVDTLLGSHGYRLVARLSTRDGASWPIDGDVLVLGARRLRRIALGSASLCYVLDNADGTPSHAFAGGAETAALAALLPPETLLCPGFEEQSACCTSLRVALAGQNASATADMHLDGQALDALLRAHPDALLVDVREAYEHAAGGVAGLSAVSVPLSRFAAHLPAWLGRADDAPLVFVCRSGNRSARAAECLRRHGYRHAYHLAGGVALAA; translated from the coding sequence ATGACGACTGAAATCTATCTCGATGGCAACGCCACCACCGCCGTGCTGCCGGCGGCACTGCGTGCGGCCGTGCAGGCCATGGAGCACTGTTACGGCAATCCCAGCAGCAGCCATGCGACCGGCTTGAAGGCCAAGGCGCTGCTGGACGGCGTGCGCGCGCGTGCCCGCCGCGTGCTGGGCGCCGACCGCGGTCGCCTGATGTTCAACAGCGGCGCCACCGAAGGCATCCAGACGGCCGTGCTGTCCGCGCTGTGCGCCATCCGCGAGCGGCGTGTGGCCGGCCTGCCCACCGGCTCGCTGCTGGTGTATGGCGCCACCGAGCACAAGGCCGTGCCGGAAAGCCTGGCGCACTGGAACCGCGTGCTGGGGCTCGATCTTACTTTGTACAAACTGCCGGTCGGCGGCGACGGTCGCCACGATCTCGCCGCCCTGCGCGCCGTCGCGCCGGATGCCGCGTTCGTCTGCACGATGGCGGCCAACAACGAAACCGGCATCATCTCCGACCTGGACGGCATCGCCGCCGCCCTGGACGGCAGCCCCGCGCTGTGGATGGTCGACTGCGTGCAGGCGCTGGGCAAGCTGCCGCTGCGGCTGGCCGCCAGCCGTATCGACTACGCGCCGTTCTCCGGCCACAAGCTGTACGCGCCGAAGGGCATCGGCCTGTTGTATGTGCGCGAAGGCGCGCCGTTCACGCCGCTGATGATGGGCGGCGGCCAGGAAGGCGCGCAACGTTCCGGCACGGAAAACATGGCCGGCATTGCCGCGCTGGGCGCCGTGCTGGCGGCCGTGGAAGAGGGCGGCACGTTCCGCACCGCGGCCGAGCTGGCCGCATTGCGTGACCAGGTCGCGGCCGCATTGCGCCAGGCGCTGCCCGGCATTGTCTTCAATGCGCCGTTCGAGCAGGCGCTGCCGACGACGATCAATTTTTCCGTGCCGGGCCTGTCCAGCAAGGAGCTGCTGGACGTGTTCGACGCGGCCGGCCTCCGCGTCTCCGCCGGCAGTGCCTGCTCCGCCGCGAAGGCCGCGCCCAGCTACGTGCTGGAGGCGATGGACCTGCCGGCATGGCGCAGCAGCAGTGCCGTACGGCTGTCGTTCGGCCCCGCCACCGACGCGGCGACGATCGCGGCCGCCTGTGAGCGCATCGTCCGCTGCGGCGATGCGCTGCGCCTGGCCGGGATGCTGGCCGAAGGCATCGCCGGCACCGCGGCGCTGGACGGCCCGTTGCAGCTGACGGCCGCCGGCGTCCACACCTGGCTGGTGTGCGATGCGGCCAGCCGCGCCTGCGTGTTGATCGATCCGCAGCCGGCGCTGGCGGCGCGCGTCGATACGCTGCTGGGCAGCCACGGCTACCGGCTGGTGGCGCGGCTGTCCACCCGCGACGGCGCTTCGTGGCCGATCGATGGCGACGTGCTGGTGCTGGGCGCGCGCCGGCTGCGGCGCATCGCGCTCGGCTCGGCCAGCCTGTGCTACGTGCTGGACAACGCCGACGGCACGCCATCGCACGCCTTTGCCGGCGGCGCCGAAACGGCCGCGCTGGCGGCGCTGCTGCCGCCGGAAACGCTGTTGTGTCCTGGTTTCGAAGAGCAAAGTGCGTGCTGTACCAGCTTGCGCGTGGCGCTGGCTGGCCAGAACGCATCCGCGACAGCGGACATGCATCTGGATGGGCAGGCGCTCGACGCGCTGCTGCGCGCCCATCCGGATGCGCTGCTGGTGGACGTGCGCGAGGCCTACGAGCACGCGGCCGGCGGTGTCGCCGGGCTGTCGGCCGTCAGCGTCCCGCTCAGCCGATTCGCGGCGCACCTGCCCGCCTGGCTCGGCCGCGCCGACGATGCGCCGCTGGTATTCGTCTGCCGCAGCGGCAACCGCAGCGCCCGTGCCGCCGAGTGCCTGCGCCGGCACGGCTATCGCCACGCCTACCACCTGGCCGGCGGCGTCGCGCTGGCCGCATAA